A region of Arabidopsis thaliana chromosome 5, partial sequence DNA encodes the following proteins:
- a CDS encoding Protein with RING/U-box and TRAF-like domain (Protein with RING/U-box and TRAF-like domains; FUNCTIONS IN: ubiquitin-protein ligase activity, zinc ion binding; INVOLVED IN: multicellular organismal development, protein ubiquitination, ubiquitin-dependent protein catabolic process; LOCATED IN: nucleus, intracellular; EXPRESSED IN: 21 plant structures; EXPRESSED DURING: 13 growth stages; CONTAINS InterPro DOMAIN/s: Zinc finger, C2H2-like (InterPro:IPR015880), TRAF-like (InterPro:IPR008974), Seven-in-absentia protein, TRAF-like domain (InterPro:IPR018121), Zinc finger, SIAH-type (InterPro:IPR013010), Zinc finger, RING-type (InterPro:IPR001841), Seven In Absentia Homolog-type (InterPro:IPR013323), Seven-in-absentia protein, sina (InterPro:IPR004162); BEST Arabidopsis thaliana protein match is: Protein with RING/U-box and TRAF-like domains (TAIR:AT5G37910.1); Has 30201 Blast hits to 17322 proteins in 780 species: Archae - 12; Bacteria - 1396; Metazoa - 17338; Fungi - 3422; Plants - 5037; Viruses - 0; Other Eukaryotes - 2996 (source: NCBI BLink).), protein MVGAAILESPGEGIGSNSILSQKRQLSSSDAAKRDAKKRSTMLMDLEILDCPICYEAFTIPIFQCDNGHLACSSCCPKLNNKCPACTSPVGHNRCRAMESVLESILIPCPNAKLGCKKNVSYGKELTHEKECMFSHCACPALDCNYTSSYKDLYTHYRITHMEINQINTFICDIPLSVRMNISKKILIRTEHLTNHLFAVQCFREPYGVYVTVSCIAPSSPELSQYSYALSYTVDGHTVIYQSPEVKRVLKLSFQTPQENFMLIPNSLLRGDVLEMRISVKKLNKE, encoded by the exons ATGGTTGGTGCCGCGATTTTGGAATCTCCCGGCGAAGGAATTGGATCTAACAGCATTCTCTCGCAAAAGAGACAACTTTCTTCTAGTGATGCAGCTAAGAGAGACGCTAAGAAACGCTCGACAATGCTAATGGATCTGGAGATTCTCGATTGTCCCATTTGCTACGAAGCTTTCACAATTCCCATCTTCCAG TGTGATAATGGACATTTGGCTTGTTCTTCTTGCTGTCCCAAACTAAATAACAAATGCCCTGCGTGTACTTCGCCTGTTGGCCACAATCGCTGCAGAGCAATGGAGAGTGTTCTTGAATCGATCTTGATCCCGTGTCCGAACGCCAAGTTAGGTTGCAAAAAGAATGTATCTTATGGGAAAGAGTTAACTCATGAAAAGGAATGCATGTTCTCTCATTGCGCCTGCCCTGCATTGGATTGCAATTACACTAGCTCATACAAGGATCTGTACACTCACTATCGTATTACCCATATGGAAATAAACCAGATTAATACGTTCATTTGTGACATTCCCTTAAGTGTCCGGATGAACATCAGCAAAAAGATATTGATTAGAACGGAACACTTGACGAATCATTTGTTTGCAGTGCAGTGTTTCAGGGAGCCGTATGGTGTGTATGTAACTGTAAGCTGCATTGCGCCATCTTCTCCAGAATTAAGTCAGTACTCATATGCTCTCTCTTACACTGTCGATGGACACACTGTGATTTACCAATCACCAGAGGTGAAGAGGGTTCTTAAGTTGAGTTTTCAAACCCCGCAAGAGAATTTCATGTTGATTCCCAACAGTTTATTGCGTGGTGATGTGTTGGAAATGAGGATTAGCGTCAAGAAGTTGAACAAAGAGTAA
- a CDS encoding hypothetical protein (DUF577) (Family of unknown function (DUF577); CONTAINS InterPro DOMAIN/s: Protein of unknown function DUF577 (InterPro:IPR007598); BEST Arabidopsis thaliana protein match is: Family of unknown function (DUF577) (TAIR:AT5G37430.1); Has 1807 Blast hits to 1807 proteins in 277 species: Archae - 0; Bacteria - 0; Metazoa - 736; Fungi - 347; Plants - 385; Viruses - 0; Other Eukaryotes - 339 (source: NCBI BLink).): protein MAESLNRQLIAREILVSESHEELAMIVDNLFKRKDSEEYKTSRALYDYCVSCNLGCLTLKLLKLYQSSSNGILRFRSLYQLSQTLTGLRNRKLSLDSLYEIKTLLIAFLTMQEIKESEIKILRKIVSCVAYNVVELHKDKWDELGDCILSLASSEEPVKAFHVFIDMPPGYEELIKKFLTIILEKAKEVLLNPEESGVEEWSLALQTVVKLGIQFFNTGMKQDVIKKILRFQLVNIVESAKKLVDNGNEMFLVRVLQDFERFVSRDMNLYKYSEVQCRFVSTFVSQIGKLSEVGTQTNELVTKINMLFTKQQPHETQDHGEEFDRAWYDHLKYLSSLELLKIFASTDLEDRTREIAIRRLEVVLSRHISKKAKIDISEMRQLQPLFMSCLKEQGVSYSMFQVLGQVVNHVAYEMLVYQGERCYELRDYIASSKTEFQRAVYIFQCLTMPLVDDDFVIPVMEKLFPEIITRLDPPTVLLVDNGCWVLVFRGAFCAAIHLIEDPGYAKYVKEIAHKMIDSIRELVEREMEVGIVRRAFRDMESIVKKQLEWYSTSQYKFVKGLLWRLYVIKGMKWGSKIVLWRINVIVERGVKEMEKELPENEFDWLNLTY, encoded by the coding sequence ATGGCGGAATCTTTGAATCGTCAGTTAATAGCGAGAGAGATTCTTGTGAGTGAAAGCCACGAAGAACTAGCGATGATCGTCGATAATCTCTTTAAGCGTAAAGACTCCGAAGAATATAAAACATCGCGAGCTTTGTACGATTACTGCGTCTCTTGTAACCTAGGTTGCTTAACCCTAAAGCTTCTTAAGCTCTATCAGTCTTCTTCTAATGGCATTCTCAGATTCCGATCACTCTATCAACTCTCCCAAACTCTCACCGGTTTGAGAAATCGCAAACTCTCTCTCGACTCTCTCTATGAAATCAAAACCCTTTTGATTGCATTCTTGACAAtgcaagaaataaaagaatctGAAATCAAGATCCTTAGAAAGATCGTGTCTTGTGTAGCTTACAATGTTGTGGAGTTGCATAAAGACAAATGGGACGAACTCGGTGATTGTATCTTATCGCTAGCGAGTAGCGAAGAACCTGTCAAGGCGTTTCACGTCTTCATAGATATGCCACCTGGCTACGAGGAACTCATCAAGAAGTTTCTGACGATTATTTTAGAGAAAGCTAAGGAGGTTTTGCTTAATCCTGAGGAAAGTGGAGTTGAAGAATGGAGCTTGGCTTTACAAACTGTTGTTAAATTAGGGATTCAGTTTTTCAATACAGGAATGAAACAAGACGTGATAAAGAAGATATTGAGATTTCAGCTTGTGAATATTGTGGAATCAGCTAAGAAGCTAGTGGACAATGGAAACGAAATGTTTTTGGTACGAGTGCTTCAAGATTTCGAAAGGTTCGTGTCAAGAGACATGAATCTGTATAAGTACAGTGAAGTACAATGCCGTTTTGTGTCGACGTTCGTGAGCCAGATCGGAAAACTCAGTGAAGTTGGAACACAAACCAATGAGCTTGTGACGAAGATCAACATGTTgtttacaaaacaacaacctCACGAAACTCAAGATCATGGAGAAGAATTTGATCGTGCCTGGTATGACCATTTAAAGTATTTATCATCACTTGAACTTTTGAAAATCTTTGCGTCAACTGATCTTGAAGATAGGACCAGAGAGATAGCTATTAGACGACTTGAAGTTGTACTCTCTCGTCACATTTCAAAGAAGGCGAAAATAGACATTTCAGAGATGAGACAACTCCAGCCATTGTTCATGTCTTGCTTAAAGGAACAAGGAGTTTCATACTCTATGTTTCAAGTCCTAGGTCAGGTGGTGAACCATGTTGCCTATGAGATGTTGGTCTACCAAGGGGAGAGATGCTATGAGCTACGAGATTATATTGCATCGAGTAAAACAGAGTTTCAGAGAGCAGTTTATATCTTCCAGTGCTTAACAATGCCGCTTGTTGATGACGATTTTGTGATTCCTGTTATGGAGAAACTGTTCCCAGAGATAATCACAAGGTTAGACCCACCAACAGTGTTGTTGGTAGATAACGGTTGCTGGGTCTTGGTGTTTAGGGGTGCTTTCTGTGCAGCAATTCACTTGATAGAGGACCCAGGTTATGCTAAGTATGTTAAGGAGATTGCACATAAGATGATAGATTCTATAAGAGAGCTTGTGGAAAGAGAAATGGAAGTTGGGATTGTTAGGAGAGCTTTCAGAGATATGGAAAGTATTGTCAAGAAACAATTGGAATGGTACAGTACGAGCCAATACAAATTCGTTAAGGGTCTGCTTTGGAGACTCTATGTAATCAAAGGCATGAAATGGGGAAGTAAGATTGTGTTGTGGAGAATCAATGTGATTGTGGAGAGAGGAGtgaaagaaatggagaaagagCTGCCAGAGAATGAGTTTGATTGGCTCAACCTTACTTACTGA
- a CDS encoding TRAF-like superfamily protein (TRAF-like superfamily protein; FUNCTIONS IN: ubiquitin-protein ligase activity, zinc ion binding; INVOLVED IN: multicellular organismal development, protein ubiquitination, ubiquitin-dependent protein catabolic process; LOCATED IN: nucleus, plasma membrane; CONTAINS InterPro DOMAIN/s: TRAF-like (InterPro:IPR008974), Seven-in-absentia protein, TRAF-like domain (InterPro:IPR018121), Zinc finger, SIAH-type (InterPro:IPR013010), Seven In Absentia Homolog-type (InterPro:IPR013323), Seven-in-absentia protein, sina (InterPro:IPR004162); BEST Arabidopsis thaliana protein match is: Protein with RING/U-box and TRAF-like domains (TAIR:AT5G37910.1); Has 1807 Blast hits to 1807 proteins in 277 species: Archae - 0; Bacteria - 0; Metazoa - 736; Fungi - 347; Plants - 385; Viruses - 0; Other Eukaryotes - 339 (source: NCBI BLink).): MVGALEALISQGHGGERVAKRQRSATLLDLDILDCPICCEGLTCPIFQPMENILESILVTCPNDMFGCTESFLYGKKSTHEEECIFSLCSCPSLDCEYSGRYEDLYDHYKLTHISNSYWTTNCFRSSIPYKAPMLISDKIQITRVYEKKILFAVQCFRESCGVYVTVSCIAPSAPEVGQFSYQISYTVDEHTMVYRSPQMKRVRKVSFETPQENFMLIPHNLLRSELLDIKLSIVETSNQE; encoded by the exons ATGGTGGGAGCCTTAGAAGCTTTGATATCTCAAGGTCATGGAGGGGAGAGAGTGGCTAAGAGACAACGCTCGGCGACATTGCTAGATCTTGATATCCTCGATTGTCCTATTTGCTGTGAAGGATTGACGTGTCCTATCTTCcag CCAATGGAGAATATTCTTGAATCGATATTGGTCACATGCCCAAACGACATGTTTGGTTGCACCGAGAGTTTCTTATATGGGAAAAAATCAACTCATGAAGAAGAATGCATTTTCTCTCTATGCTCATGCCCTTCATTGGACTGTGAGTACTCCGGCCGATACGAGGATCTCTATGATCACTATAAACTGACTCACATCTCGAACTCATACTGGACCACTAACTGCTTTAGATCTAGCATTCCATATAAGGCCCCGATGCTTATCAGCGATAAGATACAAATTACAAGGGTAtatgagaagaaaatattgtttgCAGTGCAGTGTTTTAGGGAGTCGTGTGGTGTGTATGTAACCGTAAGCTGCATTGCACCATCTGCTCCAGAAGTTGGACAGTTCTCATATCAAATCTCCTACACTGTGGATGAACACACTATGGTTTACAGATCACCACAAATGAAGAGGGTTCGTAAAGTGAGTTTTGAAACACCTCAAGAGAATTTCATGTTGATACCTCACAATTTATTGCGTAGTGAATTGTTGGATATTAAGCTTTCTATCGTCGAAACGTCGAACCAAGAGTAA
- a CDS encoding Protein with RING/U-box and TRAF-like domain (Protein with RING/U-box and TRAF-like domains; FUNCTIONS IN: ubiquitin-protein ligase activity, zinc ion binding; INVOLVED IN: multicellular organismal development, ubiquitin-dependent protein catabolic process, protein ubiquitination; LOCATED IN: nucleus; EXPRESSED IN: synergid; CONTAINS InterPro DOMAIN/s: TRAF-like (InterPro:IPR008974), Seven-in-absentia protein, TRAF-like domain (InterPro:IPR018121), Zinc finger, SIAH-type (InterPro:IPR013010), Zinc finger, RING-type (InterPro:IPR001841), Seven In Absentia Homolog-type (InterPro:IPR013323), Seven-in-absentia protein, sina (InterPro:IPR004162); BEST Arabidopsis thaliana protein match is: Protein with RING/U-box and TRAF-like domains (TAIR:AT5G37890.1); Has 1807 Blast hits to 1807 proteins in 277 species: Archae - 0; Bacteria - 0; Metazoa - 736; Fungi - 347; Plants - 385; Viruses - 0; Other Eukaryotes - 339 (source: NCBI BLink).), with translation MVLASISEALISQGDGGERVAKRQRSAIVLLDLDILDCPICCEALTSPIFQCDNGHLACGSCCPKLSNKCPACTLPVGHSRSRAMESVLESILIPCPNVRFGCTKSFFYGKESAHEKECIFSQCSCPSSVCDYTGSYKDLYAHYKLTHSTNIFWNIKRFRCANFFTTSMLISDKILIKRVHEKKLLLAVQCFREPCGVYVTVSFIAPSAPEVGEFSYQLSYNVDGHTVTYESPEVKRVCKVSIETPQENFMLIPHSLLRGDLLEMQVFIIENVDQE, from the exons ATGGTGCTAGCTTCAATTTCGGAAGCTTTGATATCTCAAGGTGATGGAGGGGAGAGAGTGGCTAAGAGACAACGCTCGGCGATAGTACTGCTAGATCTTGATATCCTCGATTGTCCTATTTGCTGTGAAGCATTGACGAGTCCTATCTTCCAG tgTGATAATGGGCATTTGGCTTGCGGTTCTTGCTGTCCCAAACTGAGTAATAAGTGCCCTGCATGTACTTTGCCTGTTGGTCACAGTCGCAGCAGAGCAATGGAGAGTGTTCTTGAATCTATTTTGATCCCATGCCCAAACGTCAGGTTTGGTTGTACCAAGAGTTTCTTTTATGGGAAAGAGTCAGCTCATGAAAAAGAATGCATCTTCTCTCAATGCTCATGCCCTTCATCGGTCTGCGATTACACTGGCTCATACAAGGATCTCTACGCTCACTATAAACTGACTCACTCCACGAATATTTTCTGGAATATTAAGCGCTTTAGATGTGCCAATTTCTTTACGACCTCCATGCTCATCAGCGATAAGATACTAATTAAAAGGGTACATGAGAAGAAACTATTGCTTGCAGTGCAGTGTTTTAGGGAACCGTGTGGTGTGTATGTGACTGTAAGCTTCATTGCACCATCTGCTCCAGAAGTAGGAGAGTTCTCATATCAACTCTCCTACAATGTGGATGGACACACTGTGACTTATGAATCTCCGGAGGTGAAGAGGGTTTGTAAAGTGAGTATTGAAACCCCTCAAGAGAATTTCATGTTGATACCTCACAGTTTATTGCGTGGTGACTTGTTGGAGATGCAGGTTTTTATCATCGAAAATGTGGACCAAGAGTAA